The Bacteroidia bacterium genomic interval TGATTATTACTCTGGCTACTATCGAGACCAGACATTTATGCTTCGCAAAGGGATTTCAAACGTGGAACAGCTTTTCGCTGCCCTCTATGGGGACGCTGTCCATGATCCCTTTTCCGGTGGACGTCAAATGAACAACCACTTTGCCACTCCTTTTATTGATAAGGAAGGCAATTGGATAGATCAGACAGAACAGTACAATATTGCTTCGGCCCTCGCTCCACTTGCTGGCAATGTAACTCATGCACTAGGCCTTGCTTTGGCCTCAAAAAAATATAGAGAGAATCCGGAACAAACAGATGCGCAGCTTTTCTCAAAAAACGGAAATGAAGTCAGCATTTGTACAGTGGGAGATGCAACAACCTCTGAAGGCGTATTCTTTGAAGCCTTAAATGCAGCCGGAGTCATGAAAGTGCCTTTGGTCTATGTTATTTATGATGATGGGCATGGAATCTCTGTTCCCACCAAATACCAAACAACCAAAGAGAATATTTCTGAGATTCTCGAAGGATTTAGAATAAATGAAGCAGGAGAAGGAGCCTATATTTATACCGCTAAAGGCTGGGATTATGAAGGCCTGATTGCGACTTTTGAAGAAGGAATTGCCAAAGTTCGAGCAACCCATAATCCTGCTATTTTCCACATCCAGGAATGCACCCAGCCTAATGGACATTCCACCTCTGGATCTCATACTCGATATAAGTCCAAGGATAGACTCCAATGGGAACAGGATGCAGATGGAATTGCTGCTTTTCAAAACTGGATCATAGAAAATGGCTTCGCTAGTCTGGAAGAAATCCAGGAACTCAGAAAGTCTTGTGAAACAGAGGTAAAAGCAAATATCAAACATGCTTGGAAACAACACATAGATCCGGTAAAAGCAGCTATGTCAGAATTGACAGGCATCTATGCAAAGTTGAAGGAGGAAGCGAAGGATGAGTTTGAATTGATTACTTATCTAGCGGAAATTAATGAGCTATATTTCCCGGTATTAAGTGATTTGATCAAGCATGCAGAAACTGTCCTCATGTTGGCGGCAGGAAGAGAGTATTTAGACCCAGAAGATTTGAATACCTGGTATGAGAGCAAAAGAGCATTGATCGAAGAAAGATATGAAGGGCAACTCTTTAGTGAATCTAAACTTTCCCCACTAGCTGCAGAAGAAGTAGAAATTGAATATGGAGAAGATGCCGAATATGTAAATGGATCTGAGGTACTGAAAGCGAATTTTGATGCCCTCTTTGATAAATACGACAATCTCTATGCATTTGGAGAGGATTTAGGAAAGATTGGAGGAGTAAATCAGGCAATGGCTGGATTGCAGGCTAAATATGGAGAAGAAAGAGTCTTCGATACGGGTATCAGGGAATGGACCATTGCTGCACAGGCAATCGGAATGGCCATGAGGGGACTTCGCCCAATCGCTGAGATTCAATACCTGGATTACATCCATTATGCAATCGCACCTTTGGCCGATGATCTGGCAACTCTCCGCTATAGAAGCAATGGATTACAAAAATCTCCAGCAATCATACGGACACGAGGACATAGACTGGAAGGCATTTGGCACTCGGGTTCACCCATTGCTATGCTGCTTCATTCTATGAGAGGTATACATATCTGTGTGCCACGAAATATGACACAGGCTGCCGGCCTTTACAATACGCTCTTAAAAGGTGATGACCCGGCTTTGATGATCGAGGTACTTAATGGGTATAGAAAGAAGGAATTAATGCCCAAAAATGTGGGCGAGTTTAACATTCCTCTCGGCCAGGTAGATATCTTGAAAGAGGGAGAAGATGTGAGCCTGGTAACATATGGAGCATGTGTGGAAGTGGCAAAACACGCAGTCACTATCCTCGAAAAGAAAGGCATTTCTGTAGAACTTATAGATGTACAGACCCTCCTACCCTTTGACTTATCTCAGGACATTTTAAAAAGTCTCAAAAAGACCAATCGAATTGTATTCCTCGATGAAGATGTTCCGGGAGGTGCTTCAGCTTATATGATGCAGGAAGTCATTGAAAAACAAGGAGGATTCCCATACCTTGATTCTCCCCCCAAAACGATTAGTGCCAAACAAAGTCGTCCTCCTTATGGAAATGATGGAGACTATTATTCTAAACCCCATCCCATGGACGTCTTTAAGGTAATTTATGAAATGATGCGTGAAGCTGCGCCTACGAGATTCAGCCGACCGCTCAACTCTTTACCCGAGATACCTACTTATTAATAGGACAGATTAAACTTGTTCCCCATAAAGCAGTTTTGTATTAATAGATAATTGCTTGTATTCATTCTATTGGGAATAAATATTTGATGGAAAAAATCGCAGCTTACAAAGCCAAAAACAAAATACGCATCCTGACTGCCGGTTCACTCTTCGACGGTCATGACGCGGCTATCAATATCATGCGCCGGATCATCCAACGCTCTGGAGCGGAGGTTATTCACCTCGGACATAATCGTCCAGTTCATGAGATTGTTAATGCAGCTATACAGGAAGATGTTCAGGGCATAGCCATTACCTCCTATCAGGGTGGGCATAATGAATTTTTCAAATATGCCTATGACCTTTTGCAGGAAAAGGGTGCCGGTCATATCAAACTATTCGGAGGAGGTGGAGGTACCATCCTTCCTTCAGAAATTGATGACCTTCACAAGTACGGTATCACCCGTATCTATTCTCCGGATGATGGTCGTTCGCTGGGATTGCAAGGGATGATCAATGATCTATTGGAAAAGTGTGATTATCCATTAGGCATCAACCTCAATGGACAGCTGAAAAGAATACCGGGCAAGGACCACGTTTCTATAGCTCAGCTCATTTCTGCAGTAGAAAATCAACCCGAAGAAAATCAGACCTGGATTAATGAAGTCAAAGCGAAAGTAGCTGATTCAGAAATCCCCGTTTTGGGAATTACAGGAACAGGTGGTGCAGGAAAGTCTTCCCTGGTAGATGAATTAGTCCTACGCTACCTTGCAAAATATCCGGAAAAGACCCTGGCCATTATTTCCGTTGATCCTTCTAAAAGGAAAACCGGGGGAGCACTCCTGGGAGATAGAATCAGGATGAATGCTATTTCATCAGATCGAGTATTCATGCGATCATTGGCCACCCGTCAATACAATCTCGCCCTGAATAAGCATATCGATTCTACGATCGCGATTCTCAAGCATTCGGCTTTTGATCTGATCATATTGGAAACTTCTGGAATCGGTCAGTCAGATTCAGAAATTGTAGACCATGCCGACCTATCTGTCTATGTCATGACTCCTGAGTTTGGCGCAGCCTCACAATTGGAGAAAATTGACATGTTGGACTTTGCGGATGTGGTAGCTATCAATAAGTTTGACAAAAGAGGTGCCCAGGACGCACTTAGGGATGTTAAGAAGCAGTACCAAAGAAACCATGAACTTTGGGATAGAAAACCGAATGAGATGCCCGTCTACGGATCTATCGCTTCTCAGTTCAACGATCCGGGCGTCAATCAGTTGTTTGAAGAGATTTTTGGACGGATCTGGAAAGGGGATACAAAGAAGGAAGTAGAAGGTGAAAGCAAAAAGCAATATATCATTCCACCTGCCAGAGTACGTTACCTTTCTGAAATCAGCGAAGGAATCCGATCCTACAATAAAGAGACTGAGACACAAAGTGAAGTAGCTCGCAATCTCTTTGCGCTCGAAAGATCCAAGAAGGTTTTGGGCGCTGAAGCAGGTCCTGCAATCGAAGCGCTTGACAAAGCAAAGACAGACTTAGAACAAGACTTAAGTCGTGAGAATAAAGCCATACTTGATGGATGGGAGGGAAAAAGAGAGGCCTATGGGCAAGATACCTTTGTGTATAAGGTTCGGGATAAAGAGATCAAAGTGGAGAATTTTACCGAAACTTTGTCCCACAATAAAATCCCCAAAGTAGTCCTTCCCAAATTCAAAGACTGGGGAGAAATATTGAGGTGGAGCCGACAAGAAAATGTGCCGGGAGAATTTCCTTACACTGCAGGTGTATTCCCTTTCAAAAGAAAAGGAGAAGATCCGACTCGTATGTTCGCAGGAGAAGGCGGACCAGAGCGTACCAATAAGCGTTTCCATTATTTGTCTATGGGAATGCCTGCAAAACGCCTGTCCACTGCCTTTGATTCCGTAACGCTTTATGGAGAAGATCCCGATCACCGACCTGATATCTATGGAAAGGTTGGGAACAGTGGAGTAAATATCTCCTCCCTCAATGATGCCAAGAAACTTTATTCAGGTTTCGACCTTTGCAACCCAAAGACTTCTGTTTCCATGACCATCAATGGTCCGGCGGCAACTATTTGTGCATTCTTTATGAATGCAGCCATCGACCAACAATGTGAACTCTATATCAAAGAGCAGGGTCTGGAACATCTGGTTGAAGCAAAACTCAAAGAAGTTTATGATGACAAAGGCCTTGCCCGTCCTCAATACAATGGAGACATACCAGAAGGTAATGACGGATTGGGGCTGATGTTGTTGGGCCTTACAGGTGATCTGATACTTGAGCCGGAGGTTTATGAACAATTGAAGGCCAAAGCCCTAAACTCTGTTAGAGGAACCGTTCAAGCGGATATTCTCAAAGAAGATCAGGCTCAGAATACCTGTATTTTCTCTACGGAATTTTCCCTCAAGCTCATGGGAGATGTGCAGGAGTATTTCATCGGGCAAAAGGTAAGGAACTTTTATTCTGTTTCTATTTCGGGTTATCATATAGCAGAAGCAGGAGCCAATCCCATTTCTCAATTGGCCTTTACCTTATCGAACGGATTTACTTTTGTAGAGTATTACCTCTCCAGAGGAATGAATATCGATGACTTTGCCCCTAACCTATCCTTTTTCTTCTCTAATGGAGTTGATCCGGAGTATGCGGTAATTGGCAGGGTAGCCAGAAGGATTTGGGCGAAAGCAATGAAATATAAGTATGGTGCAAATGCTCGTTCTCAGAAGCTGAAGTACCATATCCAGACTTCCGGAAGATCACTTCATGCCCAAGAGATAGATTTCAATGACATCCGCACTACCCTACAGGCTCTTTATGCGATTTATGATAATTGCAATAGTCTACATACCAATGCCTATGATGAGGCAATTACTACGCCAACAGAGGAAAGTGTAAGACGGGCAGTAGCCATTCAGATGATCATCAATCATGAGCTGGGACTGGCCAAGAATGAAAATCCCTTGCAAGGAGCATTCATCATTGAAGAATTAACGGATTTGGTAGAAGAAGCGGTTCTGCTTGAATTTGATAGAATCACAGAACGTGGAGGAGTGCTGGGAGCAATGGAGACTATGTACCAAAGAGGAAAGATACAGGAAGAATCCCTGTATTATGAAACCTTAAAGCATACGGGAGATTTTCCAATCATAGGGGTAAATACCTTCCTTTCATCTAAAGGTTCTCCGACCATTCTTCCCAAAGAAGTGATACGGGCAACTGAAGATGAGAAGCAATTGCAGATCAGCAATCTTGAGGACTTGAAGAAGGTGCATGACAGCCATTCAGCAAAAGCGCTGATGGATCTTCAGGAAGCCGCTTTAAATAACCATAATGTATTTGAAGCCCTGATGAAGGCGGTGAAAACTTGTTCTTTAGGACAGGTTACGCACGCTCTCTTTAAAGTAGGAGGTCAATATCGTAGATCTATGTAAATAACATTGCTTTGGGTAATTGTTACCCAAAGCAATATTATCTGAAGTATAACCCCAGTATATAGTCGGGTTAATAGGTCATTAGCCTCTCATTCGAAACTTACCAGTCAAATTTTTTGGACATCCAGTCTGTAAATTCAGCCCATACTTCTTCATAGGGTTTTGCCATGACATTCTCTAACAATTCCTCATTTGTTGCAAACTCTTTAAAGCTTGGATGGCCATACTGATAATCAATAAAAGCCTTGATTACGATGTCGAGTTTACCTATTTCCTGTAAATAAAACATGAAATATCTGGCAGTCGCATGATTCAAATCTCGTTGGTCTCTTTTTAATACTAAGTATTCCTCTGTACGTTCTATAATCCCATTAAACTCATCCCATCTCATCATAATCAAATTAGCGGGTAGATCATATTTAGGAACTAATTTGAAAGAGCCTTCAAAAAATTTTGATCTCCAATTATCAGTTCCTTTGACAGGTTTTGCTCCATTGTTTCTGCTTTCCTCAAATAGAGCGGGTAGACCTTCTGCTACCCAGGGAGGCAAATGCGGCGCATTATAATTGAGCAGGATGTGCATCAACTCATGTACGAGAGTACCCTTAAATTCATTGGGATTTCCTGGCATATAGGCAATCATGCTAAAATTATGGATGCTGGAATATCCTACATGAGAAGAAGAGATATCAAAGCCAAATACCATACTTGCCTGAGAAGTATAGGTAAGGGAATCCTCTCCAATATGTACACTGATGAACTTATCAGGAATTTTCAGATTGAATCTTTGTGAAAATTTTTCCATGTAAACATCAAGAAGCATTTTAAACTTAGCTAAATTCCTTCCTGAAATAGTATTACCCGAAAACAACAAAAAGTAGTCAGAGTTTGAATCACCTTTGTATTTCAACTCTTTTTGTTTGTACAAATCGGAGAATAATTTTAGAGCGTTTTCTTTTTCTTGAGGATTTCTTAAGAAGGTTTTTTCTACTCCTGAATCCAGCTGTCCCCTATGCGTTTGAGGGCTTAGGAATATTTTTTCTATCTCCGGACCCTGTTTTATTTCAAGGTCCTTCCCACTTCCTCCTTCCCTGGGCTCAACCGAACTAAAGGAAGGTTCTCTCATCATGGTAATTTGGACAATCCCTACATTTCCAGTTACACATTTGGTTCTTATTTCCTGTATTTCCCCCTGCTGGGTCTCATCCAAAATGTAGTTCTGCATCATCCTGTCTAAAGTCCCTGGATCTCCATCCAACACACATTCGCATGTCCCAATAATGAGGTCAATCCAGGCTCTTTTTTCTCCCATTAAATCATCTCGTTTAACAATTGCCTTTTCCAGGGCTTCTTCATAATTCCCAGCTTCGAGCAATGAATCCAGATTCGCCAATTCCTGGGCGAAAACGAAATTGGGAATTAGCATGAGCAGAATAAGAGACTTTTTCATAAGGCTTTTTGTGATTGTATTACTGGTTTCTGACAACTCTAAATCCCAAATTTTGGTACTTGCCACTTTGATCAAATTTAGCCCTTCTTTCAATTTTACTTCTCCGATAATTTGAATCATAATCTCCTCCTCTTACACTTTTTAACTTCGAAATATTCAGTAGCTCAACAGAATCCAGCCCAAGGGTATTCTGTTCATAATTGTCATTTGTAAACTCCAGCACATTTCCGCTCATATCGTAAAGGCCCAATCTATTGCATTTCTTCAAGCCAACTCTTTGTGGGGTTTTCACTTTGTCATTTCTTGTCCAACCCACACTATCAATAGAATTGCTCCCTGCATAAACAAAATTCTCAATTAAACTGCCCCCCCTTGCCGCATATACCCACTGCTTATCTCCAGGTAAATCATAAGAATGTCCTGTTTGCAAGGATAACCAACTGCAGTAATCTTTTGAATCCAGCCAACTCACATTTACTTGCGGTAATAAACCTTTACAACCCCATTTAGGGCAGCTATTTGTTATACCTTTACTCTGTGTATAAAGTTTGTACTGAAAACCCGTAATCTCATACCTACCGATTTCGTAGCTTTTTCTGGGAGAGAGAGTATCATTCTCGACAACTTCAACCCAAACCATTTCAGGATAATATTTACTTTCTAATTCTATTCTTCTTAGCTCCGATAGAACTGCCATTTTATTGTTAAGTACAAATTCCAGGCTATCTCCTTCAAGAGGAAAGCCAGGCAAAGAGCTGGTAAAAAGTCTTAACTTTTCATAAATCCTGATTGCATTTTCGTCCTTAGCCTCAACATAAAAGAAGTATAATTCTTCCAAAGGAGGCAACAAAAATGTTTCAGCCTTTTGAAAAGCACTTGATAATACTGCCAAAAATACCGGGGGATCGAAATCCTGGAGATTCTCCCCGATCAATAAGGCTCCCTCTAAATTCAAGTTTGCTGCTTCATAATCCAATTGATAGATCGAAGCATTAATATCCTCTATTTTGCTCTCTAATAGTGCAAAACTGGCTTTGCGCAGATCGATGTATTTGACTATTGAAAATACCGCCAGCAATAGGATGAGGGTGCTGACAGCAAAGAATATCGCTCTTCGTCTTCTTGAAATTTTCTGGAGATTTCTCCTCTCTTCATCAAGAAAATCAACGTACTGATCTTCCATATTTATTTGTTTGAGGAAGGGTTTGATATACTCCAGGTCTTCCTCAGACATGCGGATTCCTTCTGTTTCCCTTAATTGGAATTTGTCTTTAACATACCTTTCTGCCTTCCTTCTGGCTTGAGAGTCAAGAGAAGCTTTTGAAAAGACCAAATTGGCCAATGTGTCATGAATAATTTCGTATCGCACAGATTTTAGAGCCAGGGCGTTCTATTCAATATACAATAATTTTAAATTGACCGGAAATTATTTTAATTAAGATTAAATCTCGGGTTAAATCGTTTAGCTTTTTTTAGCTAAAAGTAAAGGCAAAGCAATCAAACTATGTGTACATAAGGCTAAAAACAGGAAGAGACTAAGTAGATCTTGATGTTCAAAGTAAAGAAGAAAAACAGCACATGATCCTACCCCTAAAGAAGCCCAGAGGATAGCTGAAATGTTAAAACCTTCTGACATCGACCCTAATAAAGTTGTGCCAATGAATATGGTAAGGAAGAGGCAAAACAATTCTAATTGGCTCCAAACTCCAGATACAGCTACATAGAAAATGAGAAATAATAGTAAAAGAAAGGTTCCCAATCCTATATAAATACCAGAATATGATATGCGCCTAGAAGAATTTCTTTTCTTTTTGGAAAATAGTCCAAGCGAAGACATGACAGGCCTCAAATTTACCCAAATAGGATTATAGGGATTGATCTTATCGGCAGTACCATAAACAATATCTACCTCTGGATCTTTTTGCTTAAAGGTGCCAAATATCCGATCCCAAAACACGAAGGTTCCTCCATGATTCTTATCTACATATTCGGGATTGCATCCATGATGCACCCTATGTAATTCTGGTGTGATGAAAATCTTGTCTAACCAGCCTGAGTTTTTGACGACTTTATTGTGGTTGTAGAATTGTACAAAAAGGTTGATTCCGGCAACAGCCAGAAACAGCTCAGTAGGAATCCCTACAAAAGCCAGGGGTAACATAAAGGGGGCTGAGCTCAGGGTATGAAACCAGGAATGACGAAATCCCAGGGATAGATTGAAATGCTCAGCCTGGTGATGTACATGATGGATGTTCCAAAGGAAAGGAATCTCATGGTGTAAACGGTGAGACCAGTAAAAACCAAAATCCCATAACACCAAAGCAATGAGCCACTGAAGAATTTCAGGCAATTCAACAAAATACTCCCAGCCAAATTTCTGAAAAATGAAGCTATAGGCAATAACGGTAGCTCCTCTGAAAATCAGTAAAAGTAAATGCCCGGAATTGAGGTTTGAAGCCATCTCATTCCAGTGAATCTTTTCCTTTTTAACAAGGCTGGAATAAAGTATCTCTACGAGTATAAAAAGAAGCAGGATCAAAAGTCCTTTCCCATATTGAAGATCCATAGGTTTTCTGTTTAATTCCAGAACAAGTATAAATTACATTTCGCCTTTTGCCATATGGAATCGTATTTTGAAAAAATGAATATTTGGGATTTTCCGCAAATTGTCTACATATCCTGACAAAGATTATGAAAAAATCATTGCCCTTAGGTATTCAACTTACTATTGTGATTGAAAATTCCCAAAATTTATAATAATGCATGAAAAGTCCTTTTTTCAATGGCTTTTCTTCCTCATAAATTCATAAGCAGGAAATAATTCAGTTCTTTATCTATCAAGGTTTTACTCAGGCTTAGGCCAAAGCAAACATAGCCCTTATGAAGAAATTCAGGATTAGAGCGATAAGTAAATATTTACCCGGAGCCCCCATCAGTCATCAACAAATAGAACGAAAGGCCGGGATCAGAGAAGGTTGGGTAGCAAAGAATTCTGGCGTAGTAAGTCGCCATTTCGCCAGTAAAAAAGACAGCATAGCCTCCATGTCTGCTAAAGTTCTCGATTGTAATCTGGATAAAAGCAATTTGACTTTGCATGATCTGGATTTACTGATATGTGCAGGCGCAACCTATGACTACCCTATTCCTTACAATGCCTGCATGGTAAAAAAGGAAATGAAAGCATTCGATGCCCAATTTCACTGTTTTGATGTAGATGCGACCTGCCTGAGTTTCATTGTTGGTTTGGATGTAGCCCTTTGCATGATGAATAGCAAAAACATCAAAAAAGTAGCTATTACGAGTGCTGAGATTTCCTCTCGTTCTTTAAATCCCAATGACCCCAAAACCCTTTCCCTATTTGGAGATGCTGCAGTATCTATTCTAATCGAAGAAGACCCTCAGGGAATTGAAGTATTAGGAAGTCACTTTGAGAATCACTGTGAAGGGGCTGAACTGGCTATGGTTCCCGCAGGAGGGAATAAACTCTTGGGATTCGATCCGGAGGCCCGGCAGGAAGATTTTTATTTTCATATGCAGGGGAAAAAGTTGATCAAAATGACCTTTGCGAATCTAGCAGCTTTCCTCGATAAAATGGAAGAGGCAACAGGCGTAAATCTACATGAGTATGATTACATCATTCCTCATCAGGCTAGCAAATTCGGCAATGAATATTTTATCAAGAAATACCAGGTTGATCCCAATAAAGTATTTCAGGGATTGACGGATTATGGCAATTGCATTTCAACTTCCGTTGCGCTTGGATTGGAAACCCTATACAATTCAGGCAAAATCAAGAAAGGCCATAAAGTGCTGGTTGTAGGAACGGCCGCAGGGCTCTCTTTGGGAGGAATAGCTCTTCAATTTTAGTATATGAAAGTTGTGGTTAGTGGTGCCTCTGGTTTTCTGGGTGGCAGGTTGATTAAATACCTGGCGACCAAAGAATATGAGGTCTTTGCCCTGAGCAGAAATCAAAGGCGTAAAGAGGAATTCGAAGCTTTGGGAATTCAGCTCATTAGCAATGATCCTTATTCGGATGGAAATTTAGGTAAAACTTTGTCGGGGAAAGATATGCTGGTTCATTGTGCAGCTTTATCCTCTCCCTGGGGAAGATTTGAAGACTTTCACCAGGTCAATGTTGGCTTGACCCAAAAACTCCTGAAGACTTCCAGAAAAGTTGGCATACAGCGCTTTATAAATATCTCATCTCCAAGTATCTATTTTGATTTTAAGGATCGGATAGGAATAAAGGAAAAAGACCCTTTGCCGGAACAATTTGTCAATGCTTATGCAGAAACAAAGTTATTGGCAGAGGAATGGGTGTTGAGTCAGCATGGAAAGAGAATCGAAACCATTTCTCTCAGGCCTCGAGCCATCATTGGAGCGGAGGATCAGGTTCTGTTTCCCCGTTTGATGCGGGCCTATGAAACCGGAAAACTTCGAATCATTGGAGATGGAAAGAACCTGGCAGACTTTACCTCTGTTTATAATCTGGTACGGCTTATAGAGGCTTGCTTGCATACTGAGTCTTCAGCATTGGGACAGAGCTACAATATCAGCAATGGAGAAGCCAGTCCGATGTGGGAAGAAATCAATTACCTGATTGAAGCTTTGGGAAATCCTCCCATTCGAAAAAAGCTCCCCTACTCTATGGCTTTGGGAATCGCGGGCATATTGGAATGGAAAAGCAAATACCTTGGAGGAGGTGAACCCAAACTTACACGCTATGGTGCAGGAGTATTGGCAAAAAATTTCAGTCTGGATATTAGTAAAGCCAAAGCAAATTTAGGCTACAAGGTCGAAATGAGTACCCGCGAGGCCCTGGAAGAATTTATAACTTGGTACAAAACAAATTCATGAGTGTTAAGGTTCAGCTAGAAATTTTATATACCGGCTATTGTATGGCACCCGAAGCAATTGCCATTAAATCCGGCAAAAGAAAATCTATCCGATTTCATGCAAATGTAGCTTTGATTCAACATCCGGAACACGGATATATTCTCTTTGATACAGGCTACGCTCCCCGTTTTTTTGAAGTTACAGCTAAATGGCCTGAAAAGATGCAGGCATTATCTACACCGGCTGTCATTGAAAAAGAATGGAGCGTAATCAGCCAGCTAAATAAGAAAGGAATTAAGGCTAAAGACATTTCCCATTTGGTGATTTCACATTATCACGCAGATCATATTTCCGGATTAAAAGACTTTCCGCAAAGTCACTGTTACTCCATGAAATCCGGCTATGACCAAATGCTTCGCCATAAAGGATTTTCAGGCGTGAGAAGAGGATTGATTCAGAAATTGATGCCGAAGAATTTAGAGCAAAGAATAAGCTTTTTTGACAAGTGGGAGCCGGAAGAAAGAAGTGATGAATTTGATTATCACTATGATATGTTTGGAGATGGGAGTATTAAGATAGTTCAGCTTCCGGGACATGCAAGAGGGCAAATAGGTTTATTGATAAATGAAGGAAATGAGCAGGCTGTATTTTTGGCAGCAGATGGATTTTGGTTAACGAATTCTTTGGACCAGAATGTACTGCCCAATAGCATCGTGAAATTATTTTTTGACGATTGGAAGGCCTATAAAGAAAGTTTTCAGAAGATTCGAAGCTATAGATCCGAGCATCCCAATACAAGAATCATCAGTTGTCATTGTCCTCGAGTTTTTGATGAGACTCCCCAAAAAGCTTACGATTGATATGTTTAAACTTTGGATTATCTATTATTGGTTGGGGATTAAACTCAGGGGAAAGTTTACTTCCCGGGAAAAGCTTTTGAGATATC includes:
- a CDS encoding thiamine pyrophosphate-dependent enzyme — protein: MKNTKAKYNKEDVLKDFTICYKSRLASNSMRKEALSGKAKFGIEGGGKELPQIALAKVFQKGDYYSGYYRDQTFMLRKGISNVEQLFAALYGDAVHDPFSGGRQMNNHFATPFIDKEGNWIDQTEQYNIASALAPLAGNVTHALGLALASKKYRENPEQTDAQLFSKNGNEVSICTVGDATTSEGVFFEALNAAGVMKVPLVYVIYDDGHGISVPTKYQTTKENISEILEGFRINEAGEGAYIYTAKGWDYEGLIATFEEGIAKVRATHNPAIFHIQECTQPNGHSTSGSHTRYKSKDRLQWEQDADGIAAFQNWIIENGFASLEEIQELRKSCETEVKANIKHAWKQHIDPVKAAMSELTGIYAKLKEEAKDEFELITYLAEINELYFPVLSDLIKHAETVLMLAAGREYLDPEDLNTWYESKRALIEERYEGQLFSESKLSPLAAEEVEIEYGEDAEYVNGSEVLKANFDALFDKYDNLYAFGEDLGKIGGVNQAMAGLQAKYGEERVFDTGIREWTIAAQAIGMAMRGLRPIAEIQYLDYIHYAIAPLADDLATLRYRSNGLQKSPAIIRTRGHRLEGIWHSGSPIAMLLHSMRGIHICVPRNMTQAAGLYNTLLKGDDPALMIEVLNGYRKKELMPKNVGEFNIPLGQVDILKEGEDVSLVTYGACVEVAKHAVTILEKKGISVELIDVQTLLPFDLSQDILKSLKKTNRIVFLDEDVPGGASAYMMQEVIEKQGGFPYLDSPPKTISAKQSRPPYGNDGDYYSKPHPMDVFKVIYEMMREAAPTRFSRPLNSLPEIPTY
- a CDS encoding methylmalonyl-CoA mutase family protein, producing MEKIAAYKAKNKIRILTAGSLFDGHDAAINIMRRIIQRSGAEVIHLGHNRPVHEIVNAAIQEDVQGIAITSYQGGHNEFFKYAYDLLQEKGAGHIKLFGGGGGTILPSEIDDLHKYGITRIYSPDDGRSLGLQGMINDLLEKCDYPLGINLNGQLKRIPGKDHVSIAQLISAVENQPEENQTWINEVKAKVADSEIPVLGITGTGGAGKSSLVDELVLRYLAKYPEKTLAIISVDPSKRKTGGALLGDRIRMNAISSDRVFMRSLATRQYNLALNKHIDSTIAILKHSAFDLIILETSGIGQSDSEIVDHADLSVYVMTPEFGAASQLEKIDMLDFADVVAINKFDKRGAQDALRDVKKQYQRNHELWDRKPNEMPVYGSIASQFNDPGVNQLFEEIFGRIWKGDTKKEVEGESKKQYIIPPARVRYLSEISEGIRSYNKETETQSEVARNLFALERSKKVLGAEAGPAIEALDKAKTDLEQDLSRENKAILDGWEGKREAYGQDTFVYKVRDKEIKVENFTETLSHNKIPKVVLPKFKDWGEILRWSRQENVPGEFPYTAGVFPFKRKGEDPTRMFAGEGGPERTNKRFHYLSMGMPAKRLSTAFDSVTLYGEDPDHRPDIYGKVGNSGVNISSLNDAKKLYSGFDLCNPKTSVSMTINGPAATICAFFMNAAIDQQCELYIKEQGLEHLVEAKLKEVYDDKGLARPQYNGDIPEGNDGLGLMLLGLTGDLILEPEVYEQLKAKALNSVRGTVQADILKEDQAQNTCIFSTEFSLKLMGDVQEYFIGQKVRNFYSVSISGYHIAEAGANPISQLAFTLSNGFTFVEYYLSRGMNIDDFAPNLSFFFSNGVDPEYAVIGRVARRIWAKAMKYKYGANARSQKLKYHIQTSGRSLHAQEIDFNDIRTTLQALYAIYDNCNSLHTNAYDEAITTPTEESVRRAVAIQMIINHELGLAKNENPLQGAFIIEELTDLVEEAVLLEFDRITERGGVLGAMETMYQRGKIQEESLYYETLKHTGDFPIIGVNTFLSSKGSPTILPKEVIRATEDEKQLQISNLEDLKKVHDSHSAKALMDLQEAALNNHNVFEALMKAVKTCSLGQVTHALFKVGGQYRRSM
- a CDS encoding SUMF1/EgtB/PvdO family nonheme iron enzyme → MRYEIIHDTLANLVFSKASLDSQARRKAERYVKDKFQLRETEGIRMSEEDLEYIKPFLKQINMEDQYVDFLDEERRNLQKISRRRRAIFFAVSTLILLLAVFSIVKYIDLRKASFALLESKIEDINASIYQLDYEAANLNLEGALLIGENLQDFDPPVFLAVLSSAFQKAETFLLPPLEELYFFYVEAKDENAIRIYEKLRLFTSSLPGFPLEGDSLEFVLNNKMAVLSELRRIELESKYYPEMVWVEVVENDTLSPRKSYEIGRYEITGFQYKLYTQSKGITNSCPKWGCKGLLPQVNVSWLDSKDYCSWLSLQTGHSYDLPGDKQWVYAARGGSLIENFVYAGSNSIDSVGWTRNDKVKTPQRVGLKKCNRLGLYDMSGNVLEFTNDNYEQNTLGLDSVELLNISKLKSVRGGDYDSNYRRSKIERRAKFDQSGKYQNLGFRVVRNQ
- a CDS encoding sterol desaturase family protein; translation: MDLQYGKGLLILLLFILVEILYSSLVKKEKIHWNEMASNLNSGHLLLLIFRGATVIAYSFIFQKFGWEYFVELPEILQWLIALVLWDFGFYWSHRLHHEIPFLWNIHHVHHQAEHFNLSLGFRHSWFHTLSSAPFMLPLAFVGIPTELFLAVAGINLFVQFYNHNKVVKNSGWLDKIFITPELHRVHHGCNPEYVDKNHGGTFVFWDRIFGTFKQKDPEVDIVYGTADKINPYNPIWVNLRPVMSSLGLFSKKKRNSSRRISYSGIYIGLGTFLLLLFLIFYVAVSGVWSQLELFCLFLTIFIGTTLLGSMSEGFNISAILWASLGVGSCAVFLLYFEHQDLLSLFLFLALCTHSLIALPLLLAKKS